The following proteins come from a genomic window of Mucinivorans hirudinis:
- a CDS encoding Mobilization protein BmgA — MIAKIIQGNSFGNAVNYVLNRKEADIIATKGVRNIDKESIIRSFETQARLVQIAKPVAHISLDFSAQDREKLTNAKMIEIADEYMKKMGYGNTQVLIVRHTDRDHPHIHLIMNRIDFNGKRISDQNERFRSTALCKELTIKHGLYVSSGKENVKREQLREPDATKYQIYDALCKHVPQSKSWQELRSRLRTEGIELGFKTKGSTDQIEGVRFTMNNLSFNGSKVDRQFSYSKIDYALRQNNRAEQQVLPPVQQPQHRPEHHESSTVGDSIGSLFDMPILPNGTDPEEEAFRKRMQRKKKKGIRF; from the coding sequence ATGATAGCAAAAATCATACAAGGAAATAGTTTTGGCAATGCTGTAAACTACGTTTTGAATCGCAAAGAAGCCGATATAATCGCCACAAAAGGAGTGCGGAATATCGACAAAGAGTCCATAATCCGCAGCTTCGAAACACAGGCTCGACTGGTGCAAATTGCTAAGCCTGTCGCCCATATCTCTCTCGATTTTTCGGCACAGGATAGAGAAAAACTGACCAATGCGAAGATGATTGAGATAGCAGATGAGTATATGAAAAAGATGGGCTACGGCAATACGCAGGTCTTAATCGTCCGCCACACCGACCGAGACCATCCGCACATCCACCTAATAATGAACCGCATCGACTTTAACGGCAAACGCATCTCCGACCAAAACGAACGGTTCCGCAGCACGGCACTCTGCAAAGAGCTAACAATCAAACACGGCTTGTATGTTTCAAGTGGAAAAGAGAACGTCAAGCGAGAGCAGCTCCGAGAACCCGATGCAACGAAGTACCAAATTTATGATGCTCTTTGCAAACACGTCCCTCAATCGAAATCGTGGCAAGAGCTCCGCAGCAGGCTCAGAACAGAGGGGATAGAGTTGGGCTTCAAAACCAAAGGCTCAACCGACCAAATTGAGGGGGTAAGGTTTACGATGAACAACCTCTCGTTCAATGGCTCAAAGGTAGATCGCCAGTTCAGCTACTCCAAAATCGACTACGCCTTACGGCAGAACAACCGAGCGGAGCAACAGGTCTTGCCACCTGTGCAACAACCGCAGCACCGCCCCGAACACCACGAAAGCAGCACCGTTGGCGACTCTATCGGCTCACTCTTCGATATGCCGATACTCCCCAACGGCACAGACCCCGAAGAGGAGGCATTCCGCAAGCGTATGCAACGAAAAAAGAAAAAAGGAATCAGATTTTAA
- a CDS encoding Mobilization protein BmgB, giving the protein MKTIKNRNENGRPKKEAIDRWQYRASIKLGLIEYKALLRNASTAGLTISEYIRSALRNSTVKERLTTTHLQLITKLTGMANNLNQIAKRANQAGYFAAKTESETLAKEIDNVIKSIENGA; this is encoded by the coding sequence ATGAAAACGATAAAAAATAGAAATGAGAACGGTCGCCCTAAGAAAGAGGCGATTGACCGATGGCAGTATCGAGCCTCCATAAAATTGGGGCTGATTGAGTACAAAGCATTGCTAAGAAATGCGAGTACAGCAGGACTGACCATAAGCGAATACATCCGCAGTGCCTTGCGAAACTCCACCGTCAAAGAGCGGCTTACCACCACCCACCTGCAACTGATAACCAAGCTCACAGGTATGGCAAACAACCTAAATCAGATTGCCAAACGAGCCAATCAAGCAGGGTATTTCGCAGCGAAAACCGAGTCCGAAACACTCGCCAAAGAGATTGATAACGTAATAAAATCCATCGAAAATGGTGCGTGA